The genomic segment CACTGCTGTATCATCAAAACATATCCTTCCTTCTGTTACTGACTCGAGCCCTGCAATCATGTTCAGGATCGTGGATTTTCCACATCCACTTGGGCCAACAAAGGTGAAAAACTCTCCATCATTTATCGTTAAATCAAGTTCCTTTATTACTACAATATCTTTAAATCTTTTCTTTACTTTTTCAAATCTTATTTCAGCCA from the Nitrospirota bacterium genome contains:
- a CDS encoding ABC transporter ATP-binding protein; translated protein: MAEIRFEKVKKRFKDIVVIKELDLTINDGEFFTFVGPSGCGKSTILNMIAGLESVTEGRICFDDTAVNALSPKERDVAMVFQSYALYPHMSIHENIAFPLKMKKAEKEFIENEVKRVAAL